The genomic window TCTCTGAAGGCCAGATCAGTATGGCCCTCGATGGAGATATCGTTGTCGTCATACAGATAGATGAGCTTTCCCAGACGAAGAGTCCCTGCCAGAGAAGCGGCCTCTGAGGCAACACCCTCCATCAGATCGCCATCGGAGACAATGGCGTAGGTATAATGGTCGATGATCTCGTCTCCCGGCTGATTATAGTGCTGAGCCATAATCTTTTCAGCCATGGCCATCCCCACCCCATTGGCAAACCCCTGACCGAGCGGCCCGGTGGTTGCTTCCACACCGGGGGTCAATCCATGCTCAGGATGGCCGGGAGTTCTGCTCTCCCATTGCCGAAAATTCTTGATCTCTTCCAGAGACAGACCATATCCGGTGAGATGCAAGAGAGCATAGAGCATCGCCGAGGCATGTCCCGCCGAAAGGATGAATCGGTCCCGGTTGACCCACCCGGGATCGGCGGGATTGTGCTTCAGAAACCTGTCCCACAACACATAGGCCATCGACGCCATTCCCATCGGCGCACCCGGATGGCCGGAATTGGCCTTCTGAACCGCATCGATGGCCAGACAGCGTATGGTGTTGATGCAGATTTGGTCTATCTTTGACATGATTGCTCTTTGCTCCTCAATTCCATCTGACCATTGGTTGCAGAATCTAGAAGGGCAACCACAAGGGATTGCCCCTACTCGTAACTGGTTTCCCACAATCTCCGATGGGGCTAATCCAGAATCACCTCTTGCTGATATTCCGGCACCATTACATTCCAGCCGGTTTTCTCCTTGAGGAATTCCCCAAACTCTTGAACCACATCGGCATCACCGTGGGTCACAAACACATGCCGAGGCGGTTTTTTGAGTCCCGACAACCATCTGACCAGATCGTCTCTATCCGCATGAGCCGAGAGCCCGCTGACCTGCACCACTTTGGCCTTGACAGGATATATCTGACCCAATATCCGCACCTTCTTGGCTCCATCGAGAATTTCTCTGCCCAGCGTGCCCGCCGCCTGATAACCAACAAACACGATGGTGCTTTCCGGGCGAGTGATATTCGCTACCAGGTGATGCTTTATCCTGCCCCCGGTGATCATCCCGGAACCGGCGATAATAATAGAGGTCCCCTTGATATGATTGATCGCCATCGACTGCTCAACCGATTTCACCATCACCAGGCCCGGAAAATCAAAAGGCGATTTGCCCGCATGGATATATTCCAGAGTCTTCTTATCGAACAGTTCCTCATGATTCTCAAACACCTCGGTCACCTTCACCGCCATCGGGCTATCGACAAAGGTCATCAGATGGGGTATCCGGCGTTGCAGCAAAAGCTCATTCAGATGGTACAGGATCACCTGGGATCGCTCGATGGCAAAGCTGGGGATGATCACGTTGCCTCCGTTTTTGTAGGTCTGGTTGATCACCTCGGCCAGCTCATTAAGTATATTACCGGAAGAATCATGCAGCCGATTACCGTAGGTCGCCTCCACCAGGACGTAATCCGCCTGGTTGAACAAGGTAGGATCCTCCAGAATCGGCTGGTCCCATCTGCCGACATCGCCGGAGAACATGATGGTCCGCTGCTCTGAGCCCTGGCTTATGCAGACTTTCACCATCGCCGAGCCCAGGATGTGCCCCACATCGCA from Dehalococcoidia bacterium includes these protein-coding regions:
- a CDS encoding MBL fold metallo-hydrolase → MEIKLGFLGAARNVTGSCYLLETNGSRILIDCGMFQEWKLKGRNWESFPVPPSSIDAVLLTHVHLDHSGRLPLLVKEGFKGKIYCTPATRELAKIVLLDSAKIQEEDAAYKKKRHEREGKKAKYPEVPLYTTADVEDCLPLFSSVKYDAPFSLGKGIDAVFCDVGHILGSAMVKVCISQGSEQRTIMFSGDVGRWDQPILEDPTLFNQADYVLVEATYGNRLHDSSGNILNELAEVINQTYKNGGNVIIPSFAIERSQVILYHLNELLLQRRIPHLMTFVDSPMAVKVTEVFENHEELFDKKTLEYIHAGKSPFDFPGLVMVKSVEQSMAINHIKGTSIIIAGSGMITGGRIKHHLVANITRPESTIVFVGYQAAGTLGREILDGAKKVRILGQIYPVKAKVVQVSGLSAHADRDDLVRWLSGLKKPPRHVFVTHGDADVVQEFGEFLKEKTGWNVMVPEYQQEVILD